Below is a window of Candidozyma auris chromosome 3, complete sequence DNA.
GATACCTatctttgttgaagatgtcaaTGTTGGCAGCCTTGTTTATGATATAGTCCTGATGGAAGCCGTTGAAGTTGGAGTTAGACAACCCAAGGAAAACCAACCAGTAGTTCGAGTTGATGTTCACGAACTTGTATATTCTTGCACGCATGATGTCATTGACATCAGGCTTTTGAGCCACTTGCAAATCTGTTTTCTTACTAAATTCGCTAATGAAGTCTAACTTGTGCAAGCCAAACTGAAGAGACAAgctcttcatcaaagaaataTACTTGACTGAGATGTTGCTCTGCACTTTCGGGGAGCGATCGTCAGGCAAGGGCCAGGTGGTCAATATAAGCAAGGTGACCAAAGCGTACAAAGAGCGAGGCGTGTTGAACCAGCATCTGACCACGACCAAATTCTGAACATGACGAGCCAAGGTGCGGTACTCATCAGGCAGATTCTGATTTAGAAGCGAGGTGACTATGATGGACCAGAATAGAAGGTCGCTTTGCTTGTGGATCTCATGCAAATCAGGATTTTCGAAGAACAGGTCCGGCAACACTGGCAAGTACGGGAGGAAATGCTCCCTGAAATTGTTTAGGAGATAAAGCGCTCTATCGTAGGAGATGGTCCACGGCTCGTACGCCAGGTTTGAGTGGATAGCAAATGAGTTGGAAAGGCTGAGGGTAGGTATAGGATCGATGTAATTTGGGATGCTCGAGTCTGAAGCATCTGAGTCCGAGTCTGACGAGACAAGCACCCCCATCATGTCCAGGGGCGTTGCAGGAGTCGAAGGAGCACTTCTTCGAAGAAACTGGGACACTAGCGTAGCCTTTTTCTCGACGATTCTGTCGAGCTTGGAGTGCAACTCCTGAACCTCACACACGAGCTTCTCCGTGAGGTCGTACGACCGCTTGGACGGTTTGGCAACGTCAAACACACatttgatgtttttcttcGAGCAGTAGGTGCACGGAAGAGGTCTTCTTGCGGCAGCGTCACATTTGGTCTTGTTCTGTCGACACACTCGACACAGCTTCGTGACTTTGGTCCCCAGGAGCGGTTTGGCAGGCATGGCTAAGCGTCTGTGTTGCATCACTATGGAGACCATGGCAAGATAAAAACAATGAAAAGGAAATGAAATGGGAAACCTATTGGAAAGAAGGGCTCACTGCGAAGGTCTTCACTTTTCAACTCCAAATAGCACGTACACCCACGGCTTATTCCCTCGAACGACACTGGTGGTTTGACGCTCTACTGCACGGTGGAGGCATCAATCTGGGTGCAAACCCCAGCCCGCTTATCGGCCTGGCGCGAGATGAATAATTCTGTGCCCTCCATTGGCTCCCTACCGCGCCGGACTTCGGCTACCTCGATAATGACGATCAGGGCATAAACCGACCCGGGCGCGGGTCCCTTCTATTTCATTGGACCAGGGGAGCACAAGAGGTACAAAACTCAGATTGACAGGGTAACACGGAGGCGAATGAATGTGggaggttgaagaagtctttCTTGGATTTTTGCAACTGAGCTAAGAGGTGGGATGGAGGTGTGTTAGGAAATAGGCATCTACGCTTGGGCTCTTTGATCTGAAGTGGTgtgttgcagccattctaCTTTAGTGAACATAGCTTCACAGCCTATACCTTTCGTGGACCTAAAGTACTACAAAATCTCTAAGAGCAATGATAAGGAGTACTAATCTTTTAAATATGGAATCAAAGGAGAGACTATGATTGTGCACTAGCTACAGCTTGTTCCTCTCTTGGTTTCAGAGTAGCATTGTCTAGACCTCTCATTTGTCGCTGcaaatctttctttcttctccgtTTTGAAACCGGAAACCAAGGTGGTACTCACGTGGGTACTAAGTGGCCCCATCCTCGTGTCACCTTGCAATAAAAAAGCGAGATCGGACGGCTGTGGTATTACCCTCACGTTTCTccattggctgcgaaatccTTATCTGGTGATGCGCATAAAAAGTGACAAGTTGATATGTGAGGCGTAGCGAAGCAGACGAGCCCGAGAAGCGGCAAACAATAGAATTGA
It encodes the following:
- the SEF2 gene encoding Sef2p; protein product: MPAKPLSGTKVTKSCRVCRQNKTKCDAAARRPLPCTYCSKKNIKCVFDVAKPSKRSYDLTEKLVCEVQELHSKLDRIVEKKATLVSQFLRRSAPSTPATPSDMMGVLVSSDSDSDASDSSIPNYIDPIPTLSLSNSFAIHSNSAYEPWTISYDRALYLLNNFREHFLPYLPVLPDSFFENPDLHEIHKQSDLLFWSIIVTSLLNQNSPDEYRTLARHVQNLVVVRCWFNTPRSLYALVTLLILTTWPLPDDRSPKVQSNISVKYISLMKSLSLQFGLHKLDFISEFSKKTDLQVAQKPDVNDIMRARIYKFVNINSNYWLVFLGLSNSNFNGFHQDYIINKAANIDIFNKDRYQDTDNFINSLLKVSLIQSKMNESMNNVVESANKMSKLIHLNMFEKILDDFCKDKTTPLVKDNMIAISLEYSKLQLYVYYFSTVDISLEEYRDIVYRAIRCCSSILAFFSKSFGHFKNFCQIPIHYRFGIELASLVLLDIHSSPLLRSIEDYAFVKTTFLETYRIISSCTGDRSTSTNRLLKIIMKFDQCDKSKLLALKSKQGSFFLIEKMSNYLISGLHYELIWHVYQTEKYGYDEENTDINWNLFGLRPEIPQHQEIMNYVQDSTSIFA